A window of the Serratia sarumanii genome harbors these coding sequences:
- the fis gene encoding DNA-binding transcriptional regulator Fis → MFEQRVNSDVLTVSTVNSQDQVTQKPLRDSVKQALKNYFAQLNGQDVNDLYELVLAEVEQPLLDMVMQYTRGNQTRAALMMGINRGTLRKKLKKYGMN, encoded by the coding sequence ATGTTCGAACAACGCGTAAATTCTGACGTACTGACCGTTTCTACCGTTAACTCACAAGATCAGGTAACTCAAAAGCCTCTGCGTGACTCGGTTAAACAAGCACTGAAGAACTATTTTGCTCAACTGAACGGTCAAGACGTAAATGACCTGTATGAGCTGGTACTGGCTGAAGTTGAACAGCCACTGTTGGACATGGTGATGCAATACACCCGTGGCAACCAGACCCGCGCAGCCCTGATGATGGGCATCAACCGCGGCACGCTGCGCAAGAAGCTGAAAAAATACGGCATGAACTGA